From Verrucomicrobia bacterium S94, the proteins below share one genomic window:
- a CDS encoding ABC transporter ATP-binding protein — protein sequence MIRFDQVTKKLGNRNVLDGVNFEVGEGETFVIVGLSGAGKSVTLKHMIRLMVPDSGTVSIDGEVINDLSRRDLRAVREKFGVLFQSAALLQWMSVFDNVALPLREHTRLKEEEIYRRVSEKLELLSLGDAGDKFPSDISGGMQKRAGLARAIIMDPKIVLYDEPTSGLDPVTSRRIDDLIVDMREQLGITSVVVTHDLHSALAIGSRIMMLHEGKIVENAPPADFIKSENETVRRFLESQYITKRGKWEEFSHE from the coding sequence ATGATCAGGTTTGATCAGGTTACAAAAAAACTGGGAAACCGGAACGTACTCGACGGTGTGAACTTTGAGGTCGGCGAGGGGGAGACGTTTGTGATTGTGGGGCTTTCCGGAGCCGGTAAAAGCGTCACACTCAAGCATATGATCCGCCTCATGGTTCCGGATTCGGGAACTGTTTCCATTGATGGTGAAGTGATCAACGATCTGAGCCGTCGCGATCTCCGGGCGGTTCGTGAAAAGTTCGGGGTGCTGTTTCAAAGTGCGGCACTGCTGCAGTGGATGAGCGTTTTCGACAATGTGGCTCTTCCGCTGCGAGAGCATACCCGTCTGAAAGAAGAGGAGATTTATCGGCGGGTGAGCGAAAAACTGGAACTGCTCAGTCTGGGGGATGCCGGTGACAAGTTTCCGTCGGACATTTCCGGGGGGATGCAGAAACGTGCCGGTCTGGCGCGCGCTATTATTATGGATCCGAAAATTGTGCTGTACGATGAGCCGACGTCCGGACTGGATCCGGTGACATCGAGACGAATCGATGATTTAATCGTGGATATGCGTGAACAGCTCGGTATAACGAGTGTTGTTGTGACGCATGATCTGCACAGTGCGTTGGCTATAGGATCGCGTATTATGATGTTGCATGAGGGAAAAATTGTGGAAAATGCTCCGCCGGCGGACTTCATAAAATCAGAAAACGAGACGGTGCGGCGTTTTCTGGAGTCGCAATACATCACGAAGAGAGGCAAGTGGGAAGAGTTCAGTCATGAATAA
- a CDS encoding ABC transporter permease, with translation MRYPVHSAQRLGARVLQVLHDTGHAMFMLFEAVWFLQFAFGKRSRAETVSQLYITGIKSLAVISVVALFTGMILALQTGLELKRWGQEEFIGSAVAVSIIREMGPFMTALIIAASVGSAIAAQLGTMTVSEEIAALEVMSINPNRFLVMPRLFTLCVMMPILTVYTNILGIAGGAVVGVTQLGVSVTAYMDNATQFATNKDLYVGLFKAFVFGIIITTVSCHEGFMTTEGAVGVGKATRRSVVISFLVILVVGYMITRLFYV, from the coding sequence ATGCGCTATCCGGTGCACTCGGCCCAGCGGCTGGGGGCACGGGTGCTGCAGGTGCTGCACGATACCGGGCATGCCATGTTTATGCTGTTTGAGGCGGTCTGGTTTCTGCAGTTTGCATTCGGTAAACGCAGCCGGGCCGAAACCGTTTCGCAGCTTTATATCACCGGAATTAAGAGTCTGGCGGTAATTTCCGTGGTGGCGCTCTTCACCGGCATGATTCTCGCATTGCAGACCGGGCTTGAGTTGAAGCGCTGGGGACAGGAGGAATTTATCGGTTCTGCGGTTGCGGTTTCCATTATCCGTGAAATGGGGCCGTTTATGACGGCACTGATTATCGCGGCCAGCGTGGGATCGGCGATTGCGGCGCAGCTGGGAACCATGACGGTGTCCGAGGAAATTGCCGCGCTCGAAGTGATGAGCATCAATCCCAACCGTTTTCTTGTTATGCCGCGCCTTTTTACGCTGTGTGTTATGATGCCGATTCTTACGGTGTATACCAATATTCTGGGGATTGCCGGCGGGGCGGTTGTGGGCGTGACGCAGCTTGGGGTTTCAGTGACGGCCTATATGGATAACGCCACGCAGTTCGCTACGAATAAAGATCTGTATGTCGGGCTTTTTAAAGCATTCGTTTTCGGAATCATCATCACCACCGTTTCATGCCATGAGGGGTTTATGACGACCGAGGGCGCAGTGGGTGTGGGTAAGGCTACGCGGCGCTCTGTCGTAATATCCTTCCTGGTGATTCTCGTGGTGGGGTACATGATAACGAGGCTTTTTTACGTATGA
- a CDS encoding FtsX-like permease family protein, with product MKLPISLFLAVKYLKPKRSMVSFITILTMCGIMLGVAILIVVLSVMTGFDDVHKEHMIKLDSHIQISTRGNSAFYAQPVLDVLNEMPEVKAAAPAVEGFVMMTRYGQAITAVLRGVEPELEKKISDIESYLIEGELPVEEETVVVGSRLAMQLGVGIGDTITVYSPECFVSEDELRLPAELTVSGIFSVDMYEIDAGYMITSLPTARDVFAIEEGVETLRLITEDPFTVDETSLKIREKLGEAMLADDSLNWFRFLTIRSWVDIHQSMLSTLAVEKNMMFLLLIAISVVAAFCVSINLINMGIQKTHEIGLLKAVGFSSGKIVGIFLFLGIVQGVLGCVLGSALGIWFSGNLDAILEFLRKFNPNLMSAEFYQFSQMPSRTTSEDVVLVCLIVMVFSILAGVLPAIRAAMMQPVDALRYE from the coding sequence ATGAAACTTCCGATTTCACTCTTTCTGGCCGTTAAATACCTGAAGCCGAAGCGCTCGATGGTATCGTTCATCACGATTCTGACGATGTGCGGTATTATGCTGGGCGTTGCGATTCTGATTGTGGTGCTTTCGGTGATGACGGGTTTTGACGATGTGCATAAAGAGCACATGATCAAACTGGACTCGCATATTCAGATTTCAACCCGCGGAAATTCCGCATTTTATGCGCAGCCGGTGCTGGATGTGCTGAATGAAATGCCGGAAGTCAAAGCCGCCGCTCCGGCGGTTGAAGGCTTTGTGATGATGACGCGCTACGGCCAGGCAATTACGGCGGTATTGCGGGGAGTCGAGCCGGAACTGGAAAAGAAAATCTCCGATATTGAATCCTACCTGATTGAGGGGGAGCTCCCGGTGGAGGAGGAAACGGTGGTGGTCGGCAGCCGTCTGGCGATGCAGCTGGGTGTGGGTATCGGCGATACCATAACCGTCTATTCGCCGGAATGCTTTGTGAGCGAAGACGAACTGCGACTGCCGGCTGAATTGACGGTTTCGGGTATTTTTTCGGTCGATATGTATGAGATTGATGCCGGCTATATGATCACCTCTCTGCCTACAGCACGCGATGTTTTTGCCATTGAAGAGGGGGTGGAAACCTTGCGGCTGATTACAGAGGATCCGTTTACGGTGGATGAAACCAGTCTTAAAATCCGTGAAAAACTCGGCGAGGCCATGTTGGCTGATGACAGTCTGAACTGGTTCCGTTTTCTGACCATCCGTTCGTGGGTGGATATTCATCAGAGCATGTTGAGTACACTGGCGGTGGAAAAAAATATGATGTTTCTGCTGCTGATTGCCATTTCGGTGGTCGCCGCGTTCTGCGTTTCGATCAATCTGATCAATATGGGGATTCAGAAAACACATGAAATCGGTCTGTTAAAGGCGGTTGGGTTTTCGTCCGGAAAAATCGTCGGTATCTTTTTATTTCTCGGCATTGTGCAGGGCGTACTGGGCTGTGTGCTGGGTTCTGCGTTGGGGATCTGGTTTTCGGGGAATCTCGATGCGATCCTTGAATTTCTGCGGAAGTTCAACCCGAACCTGATGTCGGCGGAATTTTATCAGTTCAGTCAGATGCCTTCCCGTACCACATCGGAAGACGTTGTGCTTGTCTGTCTGATTGTCATGGTTTTCAGTATTCTGGCCGGCGTGCTTCCCGCCATCCGGGCGGCCATGATGCAGCCGGTTGATGCGTTGAGGTATGAATGA
- a CDS encoding serine acetyltransferase, producing the protein MNTIQQIEKTAQQLLPLYAHQDADLPDRPLWAHPEIDQVIEALRILSDVLFPGRHIPEPADFKNFFIKQLKNTAELLQQEIEKALPFRWIGAAYLHDHKTPEENLYITSNSIVNEFLAKIPHIREMLVEDVKAAYNGDPAALSYAEVKLAYPGLVAITSHRIAHELYNLDVPIIPRIMSEYTHSLTGIDIHPGATIGKGFFIDHGTGVVIGETCHIGNNVKLYQGVTLGAKSFPLDEHGRPIKHIQRHPTVEDNVIVYANSTILGGDTVIGAGTTVAGNVFLMESTPPRSLVTRSENGVNIRTREVHGHGLGI; encoded by the coding sequence ATGAATACGATTCAGCAGATTGAGAAAACCGCACAGCAGTTGCTGCCTCTCTATGCCCATCAGGATGCGGATCTTCCCGACCGACCGCTCTGGGCTCATCCGGAAATTGATCAGGTAATCGAGGCCCTGCGCATCCTTTCAGATGTTCTCTTTCCCGGCCGTCACATTCCTGAACCGGCGGATTTCAAGAATTTTTTTATTAAACAGCTGAAAAACACAGCGGAACTCCTGCAACAGGAGATTGAGAAAGCGCTGCCGTTCCGCTGGATCGGCGCCGCCTATCTTCACGACCACAAAACGCCGGAGGAAAACCTCTATATTACCTCCAATTCCATCGTGAACGAATTTCTCGCCAAAATCCCCCACATTCGGGAAATGCTGGTGGAAGATGTCAAAGCAGCCTACAACGGCGATCCCGCCGCCCTGAGCTATGCTGAGGTCAAGCTGGCCTACCCCGGTCTGGTGGCCATTACTTCCCACCGTATCGCCCACGAACTCTACAACCTCGATGTACCGATCATCCCCCGGATTATGAGCGAATATACCCACTCGCTCACCGGGATCGACATCCACCCCGGTGCCACCATCGGCAAAGGCTTCTTTATCGACCACGGCACCGGCGTCGTTATCGGCGAAACCTGCCATATCGGTAACAACGTCAAGCTCTACCAGGGCGTCACCCTCGGTGCGAAAAGTTTCCCGCTCGACGAACACGGCCGCCCGATCAAGCACATCCAGCGCCACCCGACCGTCGAAGACAACGTCATTGTCTATGCCAACAGCACCATTCTGGGCGGCGACACCGTCATCGGTGCCGGCACCACCGTCGCCGGCAACGTTTTCCTGATGGAAAGCACCCCACCGCGCAGTCTCGTAACCCGCTCGGAAAACGGCGTAAACATCCGCACCCGCGAAGTGCACGGCCACGGATTGGGAATTTGA
- a CDS encoding 50S ribosomal protein L35 — MPKMKTKKCAAKRFSKTGSGKLKRNHMGGSHILSNKNRKRKRKMRSQDIVHSADMKRITPYI, encoded by the coding sequence ATGCCGAAAATGAAAACAAAAAAATGTGCAGCCAAACGGTTTAGCAAAACCGGTAGCGGCAAACTGAAGCGCAATCACATGGGCGGAAGCCATATTCTGTCGAACAAGAACCGTAAACGCAAGCGGAAGATGCGCAGCCAGGACATCGTCCACTCGGCCGATATGAAGCGCATTACTCCGTACATCTAA
- a CDS encoding 50S ribosomal protein L20, with product MPRATNGPASRARRNNRLKLAKGFRGARSKLFRQATEAVDRAQAMAYVHRKHKKRSFRRLWIVRVNAACRMNGISYSRFIDGCNKAGITINRKMLSEIAIHDAEGFSKIVEAAKAKVA from the coding sequence ATGCCAAGAGCAACCAATGGACCGGCGTCACGCGCCAGAAGAAACAACCGCCTGAAACTTGCTAAAGGTTTCCGCGGTGCCCGTAGCAAACTGTTCCGTCAGGCTACCGAAGCCGTCGATCGCGCACAGGCTATGGCTTACGTTCACCGTAAGCACAAAAAACGCAGCTTCCGCCGCCTGTGGATCGTCCGCGTTAACGCAGCCTGCCGCATGAACGGTATTTCCTACAGCCGTTTCATCGACGGATGCAACAAAGCCGGAATTACCATCAACCGCAAAATGCTGTCCGAAATCGCCATCCACGATGCCGAAGGATTCAGCAAAATTGTGGAAGCGGCCAAAGCCAAAGTTGCATAA
- the trpD gene encoding anthranilate phosphoribosyltransferase, which yields MIKEAISKLVSHETLSRAEAAATMTDIMSGKASEAQIGAFIMGVRQTGETPEIIAGCAEVMRANVTKIKCKDPNAVDIVGTGGDGAHTFNISTTATFVIAGAGVTVAKHGSYGVSSKSGAANVLDALGVNIQYSPERAEECLNKLGVAFLFAPALHPAMKHVVGPRRELGIWSIFNILGPLCNPAGVKNGVMGVFKPELVPIISDACAQLDMNYQFIVHGNDGLDEFTTTTTTLVTEIRRGKVETYELQPSGLGFKTAKPEDLIGGNPAENAEITRNILQGEKGPKRDIVLLNAAFAIMSGGKADTPANAIRLAKESIDSGAALAKLNALAEMSQN from the coding sequence ATGATCAAAGAAGCCATTTCAAAACTCGTCAGCCACGAAACCCTTTCCCGCGCGGAAGCTGCCGCCACCATGACCGATATTATGTCGGGCAAGGCCTCCGAAGCCCAGATCGGTGCCTTCATCATGGGCGTACGCCAGACCGGCGAGACTCCGGAAATTATTGCCGGCTGTGCCGAGGTCATGCGCGCCAACGTCACCAAAATAAAGTGCAAAGATCCCAATGCCGTTGATATCGTCGGCACCGGAGGCGACGGAGCCCACACCTTCAACATCTCCACCACCGCCACATTCGTCATCGCCGGCGCAGGCGTTACCGTGGCCAAACACGGGTCCTACGGCGTATCCAGCAAATCCGGCGCCGCCAATGTACTCGACGCGCTCGGCGTGAATATTCAGTACAGTCCGGAACGCGCAGAAGAATGCCTGAACAAACTCGGCGTCGCTTTCCTTTTTGCCCCCGCCCTTCACCCCGCCATGAAACATGTGGTCGGCCCGCGCCGTGAACTGGGCATCTGGAGCATTTTCAACATTCTCGGCCCGCTCTGCAATCCGGCCGGCGTCAAAAACGGCGTCATGGGAGTCTTTAAACCCGAGCTCGTGCCGATCATTTCCGATGCCTGCGCCCAGCTCGATATGAACTACCAGTTTATCGTCCACGGCAACGACGGCCTCGACGAATTCACCACAACGACAACCACGCTTGTCACGGAAATCCGTCGTGGAAAAGTGGAAACCTATGAACTCCAGCCTTCCGGCCTCGGTTTCAAAACCGCAAAACCGGAAGATCTCATTGGCGGAAACCCGGCGGAAAATGCCGAAATTACACGGAATATTCTTCAAGGCGAAAAAGGTCCGAAGCGCGATATTGTTCTACTCAACGCCGCCTTCGCAATCATGAGCGGCGGAAAAGCGGATACCCCTGCGAATGCAATCCGCCTCGCGAAAGAATCCATCGATTCCGGAGCCGCCCTTGCAAAACTCAATGCCCTGGCGGAAATGTCTCAGAACTGA
- the obgE gene encoding GTPase ObgE, with product MKHVVFKDRVKLYARAGNGGNGSISFRREKGIPKGGPDGGDGGHGGSVILRCDVNEDSLLPIYYQPHVKARHAGSGAGQQKHGANSEDCIVKVAPGTVVTDADTGEFVGELTKDGEELVICKGGHGGLGNVRFKSSTNQTPRQYTEGTKGEEKTFWLELKLMADVGLVGYPNAGKSTLLSRLTNAHPKIAPYPFTTINPIVGTLEYPNFSRLKFADIPGLIDGAHEGVGLGHQFLRHIERSRFILFVLDMAGTDDRNPTDDFLHLKEELRLHMEELSCTPYLVIANKMDTPGAEENLREFKQRTTESVFEISAELGEGLEPVKEYLYRHFFETPRVVSETAEIEQRRSGDESDSR from the coding sequence ATGAAACACGTTGTATTTAAAGACCGCGTAAAACTCTATGCCCGGGCCGGTAACGGCGGCAATGGCAGTATTTCATTCCGGCGTGAAAAGGGAATTCCGAAAGGCGGCCCTGACGGCGGTGACGGCGGCCATGGCGGTTCGGTGATTCTGCGGTGCGATGTGAATGAGGATTCACTGCTCCCGATTTACTATCAGCCGCATGTAAAAGCAAGGCATGCCGGGAGTGGTGCCGGACAGCAGAAGCACGGTGCAAATTCTGAAGATTGTATTGTTAAAGTGGCCCCGGGTACGGTGGTTACCGATGCGGATACCGGTGAATTTGTCGGCGAGCTGACCAAAGACGGTGAAGAGCTGGTGATCTGTAAAGGTGGGCATGGCGGGCTTGGCAACGTCCGCTTTAAAAGTTCTACGAATCAGACACCTCGGCAGTATACTGAAGGCACTAAAGGTGAAGAAAAAACATTCTGGCTGGAGCTTAAACTCATGGCCGATGTCGGCCTGGTGGGTTATCCGAATGCCGGAAAGTCGACGTTGCTGAGCCGCCTGACCAATGCGCATCCGAAAATTGCGCCGTATCCATTTACGACGATTAATCCGATTGTCGGTACGCTGGAATATCCCAATTTCAGCCGCCTTAAATTTGCCGATATTCCGGGGCTGATCGATGGGGCTCACGAGGGGGTCGGTCTCGGGCACCAGTTTTTACGTCATATTGAGCGCTCGCGCTTCATTCTTTTTGTGCTCGATATGGCCGGCACGGACGACCGTAATCCGACCGATGATTTTCTGCATCTGAAAGAAGAGTTGCGGCTGCATATGGAAGAGCTGTCCTGTACGCCCTATCTCGTGATTGCCAATAAAATGGACACCCCGGGTGCCGAGGAGAATCTCAGAGAATTCAAACAGCGGACCACTGAATCTGTTTTTGAAATTTCGGCTGAACTTGGTGAGGGCCTGGAACCGGTCAAAGAGTATCTTTACAGGCATTTTTTTGAAACGCCGCGTGTGGTTTCGGAAACCGCTGAAATTGAACAGAGACGCTCCGGTGATGAGTCCGACTCACGGTAA
- a CDS encoding 50S ribosomal protein L27, with amino-acid sequence MAHKKGQGSSSNGRDSNAQRRGVKRFGGEKVTAGTILVRQLGTRFHPGVNVGCGKDYTLFALKDGVVEFNKRQRKIHIREEVTA; translated from the coding sequence ATGGCTCATAAAAAAGGACAGGGTTCATCCAGCAACGGTCGCGATTCGAATGCACAGCGTCGCGGTGTTAAACGTTTCGGCGGTGAAAAAGTAACAGCGGGAACTATTCTGGTTCGTCAGCTTGGTACCCGTTTTCATCCCGGCGTAAACGTCGGTTGCGGTAAGGACTACACACTCTTTGCATTGAAAGACGGCGTTGTTGAATTCAACAAGCGTCAGCGCAAGATTCATATTCGCGAAGAAGTCACGGCTTGA
- the rplU gene encoding 50S ribosomal protein L21 produces MEAYAVIETGGKQYRVQQGDVLEVELLAEEAGASVEFDALAVSNGSELSIGTPVVDGVKVTASVVENLRGDKIYSFKKKRRKGYRRKIGHRQELTKIKVEAINA; encoded by the coding sequence ATGGAAGCATATGCAGTAATTGAAACCGGCGGTAAGCAGTATCGTGTTCAGCAGGGCGATGTCCTTGAAGTTGAACTGCTTGCTGAAGAAGCCGGCGCAAGCGTTGAGTTCGATGCTCTGGCCGTATCCAACGGTTCCGAGCTTTCTATCGGAACTCCGGTTGTTGACGGTGTCAAAGTGACGGCATCGGTTGTTGAAAATCTGCGCGGCGATAAGATTTATTCTTTCAAGAAGAAGCGCCGTAAAGGATATCGTCGTAAAATCGGTCACCGTCAGGAACTGACCAAAATTAAAGTGGAAGCTATCAACGCATAA
- a CDS encoding redoxin domain-containing protein — MKKAFPLIGCAVLLLAGCSVKVASSLEKTLNEAVIDHRGDAVDSDYVLNTDFLLLYFSGHWCGPCRSFTPELVKYYNDKQGGHLFQVLFVSSDHSDSEMNHYMESAEMPWPAVIYHSEARKILKRQYAGSGIPQLVLLDKNGHILADSFKGKKYLGPRHVLNVLDERLEKRLKKREVDPVGLSEITGKDLPTPNRLARKYRVDGFGKSKNENVAFINGDIVMAGQELEDGVVVEAITDSYVEISYEKNRYKLFP, encoded by the coding sequence ATGAAAAAGGCATTTCCTCTCATCGGATGCGCTGTATTGCTGCTTGCCGGCTGTAGCGTTAAAGTTGCGTCATCACTCGAAAAAACCCTCAACGAAGCCGTCATAGATCACCGCGGCGATGCAGTGGACAGCGATTACGTACTCAATACGGACTTTCTGTTGCTCTACTTTTCCGGTCACTGGTGCGGCCCCTGTCGCAGCTTCACGCCCGAACTGGTGAAATATTATAATGACAAACAGGGCGGTCACCTTTTTCAGGTGCTGTTCGTCAGTTCCGACCACTCCGACTCGGAAATGAATCATTACATGGAATCTGCCGAAATGCCCTGGCCGGCCGTGATCTATCATTCCGAAGCCCGAAAAATACTCAAACGCCAATACGCCGGCTCCGGCATCCCGCAGCTCGTCCTGCTCGATAAAAACGGCCACATCCTTGCCGACAGCTTTAAAGGCAAAAAATATCTCGGCCCCCGCCACGTACTCAACGTACTCGATGAGCGGCTCGAAAAACGCCTCAAAAAACGCGAAGTCGATCCCGTCGGCCTTTCCGAAATCACCGGAAAAGATCTCCCCACCCCGAACCGGCTTGCCAGGAAATATCGCGTCGACGGCTTTGGAAAAAGCAAAAATGAAAATGTGGCCTTTATCAACGGCGATATTGTCATGGCCGGGCAGGAACTTGAGGATGGCGTTGTTGTTGAAGCCATTACCGACAGCTATGTAGAGATTTCATACGAAAAGAATAGATATAAGCTTTTCCCGTAA
- a CDS encoding DUF1080 domain-containing protein, with protein sequence MPLHEPEIRTWVEKDAKGKDVHFMTIDGILVHETDERIQPQPPIVTPGTPSCGDRVGTAPSDAIVLFDGTEASLKNWTDGKGNPTRWKLVDGALESVKKAGYIQTRQSFGSCQLHVEWAAPVTVKGDGQRRGNSGVFLMGTYEVQVLDSYNNKTYPDGQAAALYGRKKPLVNACLPPGEWQTYDIIFHRPLFNKDGSVKRKATFTVLHNGVLVQDHIFLSGGTGWRGPHAAWPYSAHADALPLKLQDHGNPVRFRNIWIRPLED encoded by the coding sequence ATGCCGCTGCATGAACCGGAAATCAGGACCTGGGTTGAGAAGGATGCGAAAGGTAAAGACGTTCATTTCATGACAATAGACGGTATTCTGGTGCATGAAACAGATGAGCGTATTCAGCCTCAGCCGCCGATCGTTACTCCGGGAACTCCGAGTTGCGGTGACCGGGTGGGTACAGCACCTTCTGATGCGATTGTACTGTTTGACGGTACGGAGGCTTCGCTGAAAAACTGGACCGATGGCAAAGGCAATCCAACCCGATGGAAACTTGTGGACGGTGCATTGGAATCCGTGAAAAAGGCCGGGTATATCCAGACCCGGCAAAGTTTCGGTTCCTGTCAGCTGCATGTGGAATGGGCCGCACCTGTGACGGTTAAAGGTGATGGGCAGAGGCGGGGAAACAGTGGGGTGTTTCTGATGGGAACGTATGAAGTGCAGGTGCTGGATAGTTACAATAATAAAACCTATCCCGATGGGCAGGCTGCCGCGCTGTACGGCCGGAAAAAACCGCTGGTGAATGCCTGTCTGCCGCCTGGTGAGTGGCAGACTTATGATATTATTTTCCATCGTCCACTGTTTAATAAGGACGGGAGTGTGAAGCGCAAGGCCACGTTTACCGTATTGCATAACGGTGTACTAGTGCAGGATCATATCTTTCTGTCCGGGGGGACCGGCTGGCGCGGGCCTCACGCCGCCTGGCCTTATTCCGCTCATGCCGATGCTCTTCCGTTGAAGCTGCAGGATCATGGGAATCCGGTTCGCTTTCGTAATATCTGGATTCGGCCTCTCGAAGACTGA
- the vsr gene encoding DNA mismatch endonuclease Vsr: protein MDHLTPEHRSWNMSRIRGRGTKPERQVRSLLHQAGYRFTVNGPKNRKLPGKPDIVLPKYKTVIFVHGCFWHRHGCRKSTMPKTRTAWWQAKFNRNVSNDRKNQARLTELGWNVIVIWECELKEAEAVSIQLLAELSRAATQAIRYPTAEEEKLWKAAEPPAAYSAPTSEQHQSARPTKPHH from the coding sequence ATGGACCATCTGACACCAGAACATCGCTCATGGAACATGAGCCGGATCAGGGGAAGAGGCACCAAACCTGAACGGCAGGTCCGCTCCTTGCTGCATCAGGCCGGCTACCGGTTTACAGTAAACGGACCAAAAAACAGAAAACTGCCCGGAAAACCAGATATTGTTCTCCCGAAATATAAAACGGTCATTTTCGTCCATGGCTGCTTCTGGCACCGCCACGGCTGCAGAAAATCCACCATGCCGAAAACCCGCACCGCCTGGTGGCAGGCCAAATTCAACCGGAACGTTTCCAATGATCGGAAAAATCAGGCCCGGCTTACCGAACTAGGCTGGAATGTAATCGTTATCTGGGAATGCGAACTGAAAGAAGCCGAAGCAGTCAGCATCCAGCTGCTGGCCGAACTTTCCAGAGCCGCCACCCAAGCCATCCGCTACCCGACTGCCGAAGAGGAAAAATTATGGAAAGCGGCGGAACCCCCGGCTGCATATTCCGCACCGACCTCCGAACAGCATCAGAGTGCCCGACCCACCAAACCGCACCACTAA